ACAGACAGCAGGGTAGGATTGAATACTCAGCTTTAAAGCTAGACATGAGTAAAGCTTTTGATAGAGTTGAGTGGAAATATCTTGAGGCAATTATGATTAAGATGGGGTTTGACTATCATTGGACTACATTGATCATGAAATGCATATCTACcagttctttctctttctcactAAATGGTGAGGTGGTAGGTCATGTTACACCCCATAGAGGCTTGCGGCAAGGCGATCCATTATCCCCGTATCTGTTTCTCATATGTTCAGAGGGTCTTTCTCGACTTTTGAAAGCACAAGAAGCAGCTGGAATGTTGAAAGGTCTTTGTTTGACTAGGAATTCCCCCTCGGTTTCACACTTACTTTTTGCAGATGATAGTTTATTGTTCTGCCAAACTACTGAACAATCAGCTTTATCTATTAAAAGGTCACTTGATACATATCATAAAGCTTCGGGGCAGGTTCTTAATAGTGATAAATCAGTAATGTCCTTTTCTCCCAACACTCCACAAGATTCTCAGGATTTTTTTGCTCAAACACTTCACATGCCAATTACTGAATGCCATGAACGATACCTAGGATTACCATCTTACTCAGGGCGAGATAAACAGGAGCTTTTTAGTAATATCAAGGAGAAGGTTTGGAAGCTGTTACATGCTTGGAATGAGAAAATTTTTTCTGTTGGAGGGAAAGAAGTGCTATTGAAAGCTGTAGTTCAATCCATTCCCACTTATGCTATGAGTTGTTTCAAGCTTACTAAGAAGTTTTGTGACCAACTAGAAAGTATGATGGccaatttttggtggggtaGTAATCAGAATGGTACTAAAATCCATTGGAAGAGATGGAAATCTCTTTGTAAGTCAAAACATGAAGGAGGTATGGGGTTTAGATCTTTTGTCCACTTCAATCAAGCACTTTTGGCTAAACAAGCTTGGAGGATTTTTGATATGCCAGATTCTTTGTTGAGTAGACTGCTTAAGCATAGGTACTTCTCCAATTGCTCTTTCCTTGATGCTAACATAGGACACTCACCCTCTTTAACTTGGCAAAGTATATGTTGGGGACGGGAACTGCTTCTCAAAGGATTACGATTTAAAATTGGAGATGGTTATCATGTCGACCGTGGGAAAGATCCAATGGATACCCAGCCACAATGACTTCAGACCAGTAAGTTTTTCGGGCTCTACCTCACTGCCAGTCTCATCTTTCATTACTGCCGATCGGGTTTGGGATGTTCAATTATTAAGCTGCTATTTCCAGCAGATTGATATTGATCGTATCTTGACGATTCCTTTGTCTTATTTTGCTGGCCATGATCGATTAATTTGGCATCATTCCTCCAATGGTATCTATAGTGTTAAATCAGGTTTCTATCTCGCCACTAACTTGGAGGAACAACACTCATCCTCACCTTCAAACAAGCTTTTTGAATGGTGGAAATTTTTTTGGAATTTGAAATTACCTCCGAAAATCAGAATTTTTGCTTGGAAAGTGTTTCAAAATATTCTTCCTACTGCTGCTGCATTGTTTAAAAGGAAGGTTTTAGACTCTGGGGAATGTTCACTTTGTACTTCCAATTGGGAATCCATAGGCCATGCTCTCTTTGGATGTAAGCATGCTAAGAATATTTGGAAACTCACTAAATTTCAGATTGATTATAGACAAGCACACAACATGTTTAATGGGGATTATTTATATCACTTGTCTGCAACATACCAGCAGCAAGAATTCGAAACTTTGTTATGtgtgtaaagtctttttttggcaagttagttgacaaaataatttttccatttatggtaagattgctatgcattcatattcgatttcttgccttataaattcggattgtagttgccattttccttgtttggaaagttgcactttcagctgaactttcctttgttgaaaacttctcaaaagagaaggaattctcttttggaaagttgttttttttagggaaactttgattattgccttttccttattaatttcgattgtatcttgatacaatcagaatatctaatctgtttttggcaggaatcaagcattgaaagaagatcggacccgattttagtaagtttcccgtttcggCGGATCTCTGCGTCGACGGCAAGaagaatctgatgtagcagatcgtgtttcttttggaaagtatttgtacagctgctaattcgaacttgtggttgcctctttggtttctatgatctataaatagagcctagagagcaaccattcgaatgacctcttccattattcattttctacatttatcttttgagagaagagagtctttctttgttttgtgagagcctagttgttcatctaggttctagttgttctatttctgttcttactctatcctagaggttgtgaagaactacttgactgaacaagagattggtcttcgggagaagacttgataaagccttacttcgggaggaagtaagcacttggtcttcgggagaagacttgttgaagccttacttcgggaggaagtaagcactcacacttcaaagacgaagggagttcgggcttgaaggtgtttcaagaagtcagattcataaagtggattacaaaggattgcggcaatactttagagggagtctaaacttgtttaagtcaattgtctttgtaattttgatactttattaattgatttcattctctgggcgtggccccgtggactaggagtgttcgggagaacactgataccacgtataaatctcttgtgtcaagttatttatttttctgcaaatattttatattcactgTTGCATTTctttgtagcagaattactttttgctgctgcaaacgattacagtttttatattttcttatatacaactgacatttgcaaaaacacggtttttcaatgtGTACTGTGGGGTATCTGGACTGATCGAAATAAGGTTGTTCATGGTGGAATTTCAAGACAACCAAGTGCTATTGTTCAATATGCTACCAGATTTTATGAAGATTTCAATCGACTCAAAAATCATGTTCGGCCAGCAGCTGACACTAGCAGTATTCATCCATCCCAGCCTTCTCCTTCAATCAATCTGCTTACTCAAAAATGGAAGCCGCCTCAATCTCATGGTTTCAAACTCAACATAGATGCTGCTACTGATTTAGAGCGAAAATTGTTGGGCATTGGAGCCATCCTACGTGATCACACAGACACAGTGGTGGCTGCCTTATCAAAGGTTGTTCAAGGTAGTTTTAAATCGGATGAGATGGAAGCCAAAGCACTATTTCACGCTGTTAATTGGGTTTCACAATCACAATTGCCTCTTACTCATATCGAAACTGATGCTTCTCGGGTGTCAAGTGCTTTGAATAGATTAGATTTCGATTTATCATGCTTTTCTGATATTATTATGGATATTCGTTGTCTATTGTCCTTTTTCCCTCAAGTTTTAGTTACTCATGTCAAACGAACAGCTAATCAAGCAGCACATGGGTTAGCTAAATTTGCTTTAGGGTTGGATGTAGATTCTGTTTGGATAGGAGAAATTCCCTATCCTATTTTCTCTGATGTTGTAAATGACTTTAATTTATAATACCagtgaaatttctcaaaaaaaaaaaaaaaaaaagatgagaaATTTTTTGtcacttattttttttcttatatttttctcatatttttcttttcccaccaaaatactACTTCCAAACATAGCTTTAGAGATATTTTCTAAGATTAATATTCTCTTAAGGtcttttgttttttattcttaaaaaaaaatccaaagaaGATCTTACTTTACAAACTAAGAATTATAAAAACATTATTTATTTCACCCAATATTATTtgtacaaaataaatatatattttggcaTTATTGTAACTATATATAATAGGGTAAGTTTACACTGCACCCCTTAAAAAAGTGTTTTGATAGATCTCTTATCTATTTCAACActtaaaagaattttttaattcattttttatgactgtgtatgttatagttatttaggacccatttataaatttttagaaaattttgagtagTTTACAATACCGAAAACAAAATCTACGTATTTTGTTATACGCATGATTAATTTTTCTCATACTCATCGATAAGTAATTGTTAGATTTCACTTTAGtattgtaaactattcaaatttttttaaaaatttataagtttAGTACTAAATAGCTACAACGTCTgcgattaaaaaaaatggactattttttttaaatgtcgAAATAGATAAAAAATCTACCAAATTTGTAATCTTTTAAGGGAGTATACTATAtaaatttctataaatatattgtataatatttaagtaaaatatgTAAATGGATCATaaaatgattatatatataattttattttttaaaaggctCGATAAGTCATGATGGCCTTCAAATTAGAGAAATGGTTTGTAAATTATTGTTTAGTATAGCTAggtagaagaaaaataaaatgaatagcTTGTTTAATTAGTATAAATGCAAAGAGAAACGGAAAGAATAGATACATTGTATAAAACTAGTCTCTATCTATGTTTGTTTGGTAAGAGTTattagattatatatatttttaacttttccACACACAAATAATATTCACAAGCAATATATTGATGAAGTGGTGTATTTTTAACCATTTAATTTTCAaggaataataattgaaaacCACATTTTTTCATAATTGTTACATCCTTCCAAATTATTGATCATTAGGTATATAATTACATGATATCCAATCTTGtataataaattgaataaaaattaatttttgaaaatttctttaATTCTAAAAAGTCGATCTAGTAGATTCTTGTATCTGTTTTaacatctaaaaaaaaatatagttttttttattttttttaattttttataattgtatatgttgtagctatttaagataacaTGCAAATTATTTGTATTAAACTCTGGTTCTTGTTAATAAgagattaatttcaaaaaaaaaaaaaaaaagataacatgcaatttttttttgaatagtttaaagtgatgaaaataaagtttaaacaaTTACTTAATTACTACACATTTAAGAAAAACAGATACGTGTGcgagaaaatatataaattttattttcagcatTATAAATTActcgatttttttttgaaaatttacatgATGTGGTCATAAATAAATTTAGGTGATATTTGGTTTACTGTAATTGTAATCGTAATGGTAATGAATATGTCCATTATATTGTTTGCTTTTCCTTTTTAACTTTTGTAATCCATTACAATGTAATACTTATTAAGATGATTACATACCAAAATCAATGTAATTTCCATTACAATTACACTCCAttacaaagagaaaaaaaatattttaataaacatatagTAAAAAAGTCAAAagtctatattattttttttttttttaatattttataattttataataaaaagaataaagTTATTTTAGTTAATACACATTTTATTCTATTACATTATACCAAACTAAATACAATAATTCTGATTACAATGTTCATTCCAACTATAAACTAAACACTGTAATCAATTTCTATTACCATTCTTATTCCATTACAATTACTATTATATTACAACAAACCGAACACCACCTTAACATACACAtgcaattataaaaaaaattaaactaaaagcTTTCTTATATGTAGAAATAGATAAAAAATCTACTAAAATACCCATTTAAAAAGTGCATTGTACCTTAAATTCTTCACCAAATTCAAATTTACAagacatatataattaatactaCTTAAGAATGGTGGGTGTTGTGTGTGGATTGTAATAGAGTTGGTAATAATTAACATGTTATCActaccaaaaagaaaaaataaaaaaacctttACACtattattgattttattttttcgtttttaaaaattttggtaAATATTCACAACATCAAATAACATAGTAAaatgcttcttcttcttcttctttttattttttttttttagaaagaaCCTCAAGttcaattattaaaaaaaatagatgaaaATCACAGAAAGAGATCCTTCCCTTTGATACAAAGTTAGAGTCCTCCCTATTCATTTCTCCATCCTTCTTCAACTCACTATCTTTCTAACTCTTTCATTCCTTTTTACCAAACATAATACTATTAATGACACTATTTTAGTCATACATTAAATTTTTCATGACTAAATTAATGATACTTTTAGTTATAATACAAATAATTATATAGAAAAAGTTAGCACTATTCAAATGCAAATTATTACTAATTTTTCTTATTGTGACTAGGAAAAATTTTAAGGAAAAGATtaaaatttttgtgactaatatttcaattatatattttttagtacgTAAGAACATAgacattataatttttttagttttagtaacAAAATTTATTAGgtaaaaaattaatcaattattattattagtgtttgTACTATATGTGCTAAAAATTGTACTCATAATTTGGATCatgtattaattttttctaacaatcattaataattacGTCAGAATTACATATTAATTGAGCAAATAAGATATCTAAGGGAAATTCAATGGTGCACTGATGCACTTCTTTCATGTTTTTGATATTTAGATAGTTTTAGTTTGTAAATTCGTACATGTTATGTTATTCCAACCTATATTTATTtgtgttttcaaaatataaattgtgTTGTCGTACTAATATTTTAAAAGGTAGG
This Cannabis sativa cultivar Pink pepper isolate KNU-18-1 chromosome 6, ASM2916894v1, whole genome shotgun sequence DNA region includes the following protein-coding sequences:
- the LOC133039106 gene encoding uncharacterized protein LOC133039106, with the protein product MTSDQFYEDFNRLKNHVRPAADTSSIHPSQPSPSINLLTQKWKPPQSHGFKLNIDAATDLERKLLGIGAILRDHTDTVVAALSKVVQGSFKSDEMEAKALFHAVNWVSQSQLPLTHIETDASRVSSALNRLDFDLSCFSDIIMDIRCLLSFFPQVLVTHVKRTANQAAHGLAKFALGLDVDSVWIGEIPYPIFSDVVIETDDCKAITDALNHHKEDLSIFGDLIL